Proteins encoded by one window of Deltaproteobacteria bacterium:
- a CDS encoding glycosyltransferase family 2 protein codes for MEEKSPLVTIVIPLFNKALYIERTLESISAQTFQDFEVIVVDDGSTDEGPLLTELWMERHPKLRIVLLRQENRGPGAARNTGIKQARGKYITFLDADDEWLPSFLSETVRFLEAHPQAAMVAADYYQRPKQFWTSEYWRALGIETGVHRIAPTAPASFVIRLVSFVKTCGTLARTAEVRIHGGFFDAYKCTYGEDQYLWLKLVFSEYVGILLKPLAIYHLDASELAIGQMCSAPLEPFLKNANAIESSCPDHLRPLLAMVLYARALRSTEKLARLGKKKEAETLLRRFQNPGNNVNYRRWVSMQVFFSPLIHALRMFVLTLPSGPKSLMLSFIHTILERSPWKT; via the coding sequence ATCGAGGAAAAATCTCCTCTGGTCACAATTGTGATACCTCTTTTTAACAAGGCTCTTTATATAGAGCGTACCTTGGAATCAATTTCTGCTCAGACCTTTCAAGATTTCGAAGTGATTGTGGTGGACGACGGCTCCACGGACGAAGGGCCTCTGCTAACGGAATTGTGGATGGAACGCCATCCGAAGTTACGGATTGTGCTTCTTCGTCAAGAGAATAGAGGGCCGGGGGCAGCCAGGAATACCGGAATAAAACAAGCCAGGGGTAAGTACATAACATTTCTGGATGCGGATGATGAATGGCTCCCCTCCTTTCTGAGTGAAACCGTGCGCTTTCTCGAAGCGCATCCCCAAGCGGCCATGGTTGCAGCGGATTATTATCAGCGTCCTAAACAATTCTGGACAAGTGAATACTGGCGCGCGCTCGGAATAGAGACAGGCGTTCACCGGATCGCTCCGACAGCCCCCGCCTCCTTTGTTATTCGACTCGTCTCATTCGTTAAAACGTGCGGCACTTTGGCGCGCACGGCCGAGGTTCGAATACACGGGGGTTTTTTCGACGCATACAAATGCACTTACGGCGAAGACCAGTATCTTTGGCTGAAGCTCGTTTTTTCGGAGTATGTCGGGATCCTATTGAAGCCTTTAGCCATCTATCATCTAGACGCTTCGGAATTGGCCATCGGACAAATGTGTTCGGCACCGTTGGAACCCTTTCTAAAGAACGCCAACGCCATTGAATCGTCATGTCCCGATCATTTGAGGCCTCTGTTGGCGATGGTGTTGTACGCCAGAGCTTTGAGATCCACGGAGAAATTGGCCCGTTTGGGCAAGAAGAAGGAGGCCGAAACACTGTTGCGACGTTTTCAAAACCCGGGGAACAACGTAAACTATCGGCGTTGGGTGTCCATGCAGGTATTTTTTTCACCGTTGATACATG